Part of the Vagococcus jeotgali genome, AAATAATATCTTGATAAATTTTATAATCTGCTTTTGCTTGCTCTTTTTCTTCTGGTTTTAATAAATCAACTGCTTTTGCTAAACCGCAAATACCAGCTAAGTTCTCTGTACCACCACGTTTTTTCTCCTCTTGATCACCACCAACAATCAAAATAGGAGCTAATACATTTGAGCTTAAATAACTAAACCCTACTCCTTTAGGTCCATATATTTTATGAGCAGAAACAGTTAAATAGTCAACATTTAATTTCCTAACATCAATGACTTCTGTCCCAAAAGCCTGAACAGCATCTGTATGGAATAAAGCTTGTTTATCTGCTAAATACTCACCAATATCTGCAATAGGATTAATGGAACCTACTTCGTTATTACCATACATAACTGAAACTAAAATAGTATCCTCTCTCACTACCGATTCAACCTGCTCAAGAGTAATTCCTCCTGATTCATCAACTGGTAAATACGTGATTTCAAAACCTTCTTTTTCCAAAATAGCCAGAGGTTTTAAAACAGCACTATGCTCAACATTAGTTGTAATAATGTGTTGTCCCTTTTCCTTTAATGCCCTAGCAACCCCTAATAAAATGGTATTATCGCCTTCAGTTCCACCACTGTGAAAAATAATCTCATCACTTTTAGCATTGATAGAATTAGCGATAACACTCCTTGCCTCCTCCAGTTCAAAATGAGACTTTCTTCCAAATTGATGAATACTTGAAGGATTTCCAAAGTAATCAAGCATGATACGATTCATCTCTTCAATAACAGCTTTGTTCATAGGTGTTGTCGCTGCATAATCTAAATATACGGCTTGTTTCATTTATATCACTCTTCTTTCTTAATTTTAACTACCCCTTATTTATACAAAGTATAAAAGGCTGACCAAAAAGTCAGCCTTTTATGTTTTGTAGCTTTTTGAATCATACCTGGTGAGGGTTGATTACATTAAGGGTGAAAATACTGCTAAACAGGCTCGACCAATTTTAGTAAACCAAAAGATATTTGTAGCTTCTTCCAAAGTAATCAACTGGCTAACACCCTCTGTTGCCATGTGATCATCATAGACACTCTTAACCCCACTTCCCTTATACATCCATACACCACATTCAAAATGTAGAAATAGACTTCTAAAATCTAAATTTACCGTTCCAACTG contains:
- a CDS encoding cysteine desulfurase family protein; its protein translation is MKQAVYLDYAATTPMNKAVIEEMNRIMLDYFGNPSSIHQFGRKSHFELEEARSVIANSINAKSDEIIFHSGGTEGDNTILLGVARALKEKGQHIITTNVEHSAVLKPLAILEKEGFEITYLPVDESGGITLEQVESVVREDTILVSVMYGNNEVGSINPIADIGEYLADKQALFHTDAVQAFGTEVIDVRKLNVDYLTVSAHKIYGPKGVGFSYLSSNVLAPILIVGGDQEEKKRGGTENLAGICGLAKAVDLLKPEEKEQAKADYKIYQDIILRELEDAGIDHQVNGGLEYKLAHILNLWIKGIDNQILLSRLDMSGFAVSTGSACSSGTVRASRVLQAMYGEDSLAPAQSIRISFGQGLTCDTIQTFASNLVEQILAIGNK